The genomic stretch CTCTGCCTGTTTGAGGGTGACTTTCTGGGTGGCCAGCAGGTAATCTTCCTGTGCCTTGTCGCGCCCCAGCGTGATCAGGTCCTGGGCTGCTTTCTTCTGCACTTCCAGTGCTTTGCGGTCCAGGGCGGCTTTGCGGGCGGAATTGCGGGCGCTGAGGCCGTCAAAAATATTCCATTGCAGGCGCAGGCCGGCAAACCATTTGGGGTCCAGCAGGGAAAGGTCCTTTTCCCGCAGCTCATACTGACCAAAGGCTGCCACTTTGGGGACATAATCGGCCAGCGCTGCTTTCTCCTGGTAGTGGGTGGCTTCAATGCCTTCGTTGAGGGCCAGGATCTCTGCGCGTTCTGCGGCCGCTTCCGTGACCATGGTGGTCAGCGGCGTCAATACGGGTTGTAATTGACTGAGGTTGTCCGCGCCGGCGCCGGTCAGCTGTTGCATTTTCTGTTGCAGCAGGCGCTTGCTGGTCTGGTTCTCCAGTTGTTTTAACTTCAGCTGCTGTTCAGCCAGTTCAATTTTTTTACGATCCAGCGGGGTAGCCAGGCCATTGCTGATAGCGCCTTCCACAAAGCGGCGCTGTTCTTTCAGGATATTGGCTGAGGCTACCAGGATATTGTCGGAGCTGGACACCAGGGCCATCTTATCATATACATCGGAAATGTCCAGCCAGAGGCGGGCCTGTTGTTTTTGAGTAAGGTGGCTGACGGCCTGCTGCTGGTGCTGGTAGGCTTTGAGGCCATTGCTGACCTTGAAGCCGCTGAACAGGAGCCATTGCCCGTTAACAGTGGTCTTCAGGATATCCTTACGCTGGATAGGATCCACGGGTTGCAGCTGCACGGTGGGCGGCAGGGTAGCGTTGAAACCCATACCCAGTTTTTCCTTGATGAGCAGGGCCTGGGTGCCCATCAGCAATTGCTGGAGGTTTTCGGGAAAAACGATATCGTCGTTCAGCCGGGTATAAGTACCGGTAAAACTGACACGGGGCAGGTAATTGAAGCGGACCGATTGCCGGTCTACCTGGATCTGTTCCTGTTTGAGCTGGAACAGCTGCAGGGAATCATTCTGCCCCGTTGCCTGCTGGTACAGGTCTTTAACGGTTTCGTTGAAGAATTGCGCGGATGCCTGGAAGGAGAACATGGCGCACCAACCGATCAGGACTGTTTTTTTCATATTGTCCGGTTGTTTACGTTGATGAAAAATGACAACACAAAGCTACCAAAAGCCTGCTCCGGGATTTGTCCAAAATTCAGTATGTGTTGTCTGAAAGGAGGATTCGGGAAATGTGTCCGGGGAAATGGGGCCGTTTGGCGCTGTTCGCCGGAGGCGATGGAATAACAGTCACTCGCCAGAGGCGAGCGACTGGGGTGCGTTATTTCAGTGTGAGGATCCAGTCGGACACCAGCTGCAAGGCGGCCGGGTTGACTGTTTCTTCCAGCTGGCCATATTCCTGTACGCTGCCGGTACTGGCCTGCTGGAACAGGTGATTGAGGCCGGGCAGGTCAATGACCTTGGCTTTTTTATTGCCTGCCTGCTGGAGGGCGGTGCGGATAGCGGCCAGGTTGGGCTCACTGCTCACCTGGCTGTCGAGGCTGCCATTGATGGCCAGCACGGAACATTTCACTTTAGACAGGTAAGTAGCAGGATCAATGCCGAGGAAGTAGCGATACCAGGGCGAGGAGATGGGACCGGCAATGCCTTTGGCCGCATCCTGCAGGACATTGGTATCTGCTGAGGGGGCTGCTTTGGTCAGCTGGGTGATGATGGCTTTTTCCAGGGCGGTCGCGAATTCTTTTTCGGGCAGGTCTTTCAACTGATGGATATCTGAATAGATGGCGCGGTTGATGGTCTCACTGCTGCGTACCATGCTGTCCGGAGCGCCGGAAAGTCGCAGCTGGTCAGCATTCTGTCTGACCATCAATTCAGGAATGGGAACGCCGGGGCCGGCCAGCATCACTACAAACTGTACGTCCTTGTTCCTGCTGGCTACCATGGGAGCAATGATGCCGCCTTCACTATGTCCTAACAGGCCGATGGCGGCGCCTTTAAGCTCAGGTCTGCTCTTCAGGAAGGTAACGGCAGCTTCTGCATCGTTAGCGAAATCGGCGGTAGTGGATAACTGGAAATTACCGGTGGATTTTTCTACGCCGCGGTCGTCGTAGCGGAGGACGGCAATGCCCTGGCGGGTGAGCCAGTCGCTCCATACCAGGAAGGGCCGGTGATTAAAAGGCGCTAATTCTTCATTGCGGTTCTGCGGACCGGAGCCGCTGATCAGCACCACTACTTTTTTGACCTTGCCTTCGGGCAGGGTGAGGGTACCGGCCAGGGTCACCCCGGTGGCAGTACTATTGAAACTGACTTCCTCTTGTTTATAGGGAAAGCTGGTGGGGTCCTGTGGACGTTTGACCTTGATGGCTTCCCTCTTTTCAGGGATATTGCCATTGGTCAGCACCAGGGGCAGGTTGGCGCCGCCCTGCGAAAAGGTGCCGGTGATCCGGTTGCTGTCGGGTTCAAACAATCCTTTATACTGAATGCCCAGGTTGGAGGCGTCAATGAGCAGCTCCTGACCATTGAGGGTGGTCTGTT from Candidatus Pseudobacter hemicellulosilyticus encodes the following:
- a CDS encoding TolC family protein, yielding MKKTVLIGWCAMFSFQASAQFFNETVKDLYQQATGQNDSLQLFQLKQEQIQVDRQSVRFNYLPRVSFTGTYTRLNDDIVFPENLQQLLMGTQALLIKEKLGMGFNATLPPTVQLQPVDPIQRKDILKTTVNGQWLLFSGFKVSNGLKAYQHQQQAVSHLTQKQQARLWLDISDVYDKMALVSSSDNILVASANILKEQRRFVEGAISNGLATPLDRKKIELAEQQLKLKQLENQTSKRLLQQKMQQLTGAGADNLSQLQPVLTPLTTMVTEAAAERAEILALNEGIEATHYQEKAALADYVPKVAAFGQYELREKDLSLLDPKWFAGLRLQWNIFDGLSARNSARKAALDRKALEVQKKAAQDLITLGRDKAQEDYLLATQKVTLKQAEIALTEDTYDFVNKQYRNGLTGIKEVLDALNDLEKARFGLQQALYEQRRAVLQSADINGVLLQHI
- a CDS encoding alpha/beta fold hydrolase, producing MKKQLILFCLLLVTALGGTAQSINGSWSGTLSFQGMEIPLIFHIQQATDGSYTTTMDSPKQGAKGLATKQTTLNGQELLIDASNLGIQYKGLFEPDSNRITGTFSQGGANLPLVLTNGNIPEKREAIKVKRPQDPTSFPYKQEEVSFNSTATGVTLAGTLTLPEGKVKKVVVLISGSGPQNRNEELAPFNHRPFLVWSDWLTRQGIAVLRYDDRGVEKSTGNFQLSTTADFANDAEAAVTFLKSRPELKGAAIGLLGHSEGGIIAPMVASRNKDVQFVVMLAGPGVPIPELMVRQNADQLRLSGAPDSMVRSSETINRAIYSDIHQLKDLPEKEFATALEKAIITQLTKAAPSADTNVLQDAAKGIAGPISSPWYRYFLGIDPATYLSKVKCSVLAINGSLDSQVSSEPNLAAIRTALQQAGNKKAKVIDLPGLNHLFQQASTGSVQEYGQLEETVNPAALQLVSDWILTLK